Proteins encoded by one window of Heliomicrobium undosum:
- the trxA gene encoding thioredoxin, producing MASANVVALTDDNFRTQVLESSKPVLVDFWAAWCGPCKMIAPIIDEVADATAGKAVVGKLNVDENRAIAAEYGIMSIPTLLVFKGGQVVDKAIGFKPKEELVKLLNKHI from the coding sequence ATGGCTAGCGCAAACGTGGTCGCCCTGACGGACGACAATTTCCGCACTCAGGTTCTGGAGTCCAGCAAACCGGTGCTTGTCGATTTCTGGGCCGCCTGGTGCGGACCCTGCAAAATGATCGCCCCCATCATCGACGAAGTCGCTGATGCTACGGCCGGCAAAGCCGTCGTCGGCAAGCTGAACGTGGACGAAAACCGCGCCATCGCCGCCGAGTATGGCATCATGTCCATCCCGACCCTGCTGGTCTTCAAAGGCGGCCAGGTCGTCGACAAGGCCATCGGGTTCAAGCCGAAGGAAGAACTGGTCAAACTGCTGAACAAACACATCTAA